One stretch of Zingiber officinale cultivar Zhangliang chromosome 6B, Zo_v1.1, whole genome shotgun sequence DNA includes these proteins:
- the LOC121989465 gene encoding BTB/POZ domain and ankyrin repeat-containing protein NPR5-like: MEETLKCLSLDYLNLLINGQAFSDVTFSVEGRLVHAHRCILAARSLFFRRFFCGTDPPSPGLLSSPRRSGAVPTAVIPVNSVSYEVFLLVLQFLYSGQASVVPQKHETRASCGERGCWHAHCTAAVDLALDTLAAARSFGVKQLEQITEKQLAGMVEKASIEDVMKVLLASRQQETQQLWSTCSHLVAKSGLPAEVLAKHLPIDVVAQIEQLRLKSSLSRRPSFIQHHQLDLGGPSVDVEDHRHKIRRMRRALDSSDVELVKLMVMGEGLNLDEALALHYAVENCSREVVKALLELGAADVNCPAGPAGKTPLHVAAEMVCPDMVAVLLDHHADPNVRTVDGVTPLDILRSLTSDFLFKGAVPGLTHIEPNKLRLCLELVQSAAMVMSREEANNCAAAAAGNNPVYPRLNHHETSPCNATCSSPSMVNLNLDSRMVYLNLGIAEQFGCKINDGAGDQSSTTTSSRPEGIAPSSLYHSHGFP, translated from the exons ATGGAGGAGACGCTGAAGTGCCTCTCGTTGGACTACCTCAACTTGCTGATCAACGGGCAGGCGTTCAGCGACGTTACCTTCAGCGTGGAGGGCCGCCTCGTCCACGCGCACCGCTGCATCCTCGCCGCGCGCAGCCTCTTCTTCCGCCGCTTCTTCTGCGGCACCGACCCGCCCTCGCCGGGCCTGCTCTCCTCGCCGCGCCGCTCCGGCGCCGTGCCGACCGCCGTCATCCCGGTCAACTCCGTCAGCTACGAGGTCTTCCTTCTCGTCCTCCAGTTCCTCTACAGCGGCCAGGCCTCCGTGGTGCCGCAGAAGCACGAAACCCGGGCCAGCTGCGGCGAGCGCGGCTGCTGGCACGCCCACTGCACCGCCGCCGTCGACCTCGCCCTCGACACCCTCGCCGCCGCCCGATCCTTCGGCGTCAAGCAACTCGAGCAGATCACAGAG AAGCAATTGGCGGGCATGGTGGAGAAGGCGTCGATCGAGGACGTGATGAAGGTGCTGCTGGCGTCGCGGCAGCAGGAGACGCAGCAGCTGTGGAGCACCTGCTCCCACCTCGTCGCTAAGTCTGGTCTCCCGGCGGAGGTGCTCGCCAAACACCTCCCCATCGACGTGGTGGCTCAGATCGAGCAGCTCCGCCTCAAGTCCTCCCTCTCCCGCCGCCCCTCTTTCATCCAGCACCACCAGCTCGACCTCGGCGGGCCCTCCGTCGACGTCGAGGACCATCGCCACAAGATCCGCCGCATGCGTCGCGCCCTCGATTCCTCCGACGTCGAGCTCGTCAAGCTGATGGTCATGGGCGAGGGGCTCAACCTCGACGAGGCGCTGGCGCTCCATTACGCGGTCGAGAACTGCAGCCGGGAGGTCGTCAAGGCGCTCCTCGAGCTCGGCGCGGCCGACGTCAACTGCCCCGCCGGCCCCGCCGGGAAGACCCCTCTCCACGTCGCGGCCGAGATGGTCTGCCCCGACATGGTCGCCGTGCTCCTCGACCACCACGCCGACCCCAACGTGCGCACCGTCGACGGCGTCACGCCGCTCGACATCCTCCGCTCCCTCACTTCCGACTTCCTCTTCAAGGGCGCGGTGCCGGGCCTGACCCACATCGAGCCCAACAAGCTCCGCCTCTGCCTCGAGCTCGTTCAGTCAGCGGCGATGGTGATGTCGAGGGAGGAAGCCAATAActgcgccgccgccgccgccgggaACAACCCCGTGTACCCGCGGCTGAACCATCACGAAACCAGCCCTTGCAACGCGACCTGCTCCAGCCCCAGCATGGTCAACCTCAACCTGGATTCAAGGATGGTGTATCTGAACCTCGGGATCGCAGAGCAATTCGGGTGCAAGATAAATGACGGCGCCGGAGATCAGAGCAGCACCACCACCAGCAGCAGACCTGAAGGCATCGCTCCATCCTCCCTGTACCATTCCCATGGATTCCCCTAA